From Anopheles darlingi chromosome 2, idAnoDarlMG_H_01, whole genome shotgun sequence, the proteins below share one genomic window:
- the LOC125960084 gene encoding endochitinase-like produces the protein MLSAVLEFLARLCLTLFLLAPLSLCLGQERRLVCYFTNWAPDRAGEYSLQVRDIPVDLCTHVTYNFVAVDSRSFEIKPTNPNFDITQKGFKKFSELKESNPDLKLSVAVGGWAHGGHAFHNMVSSLDGRETFIASAIQFLKRYNFDGIEIVWLWPGNPERGGTASDKDNFYLLVDEMKRTFQSTGNGSWEVATQVTLDPSLIALGYHQRRLCQAADFVHVVGYDLRGSWSGFTDVHSALDNRPHDKDKLKDFTVKGGVRHWLNNGCPAAKIVLGVPLFGRTYTLTDRGAHGLVARSSGPGHPGPYTRDAGYRGYFEICQEQKQSNWTVEWDPVGMCPYAYHGDQWVGYENNRSLEEKVGFAVTERLAGIYAFSLDLDDYRGNCGDTYPLMKKLFQAYKPVRAPLASVEDVGYPIVRARREAK, from the exons ATGTTAAGTGCGG TTTTGGAATTCCTAGCTCGTCTCTGCCTGACGTTGTTTCTGTTGGCACCACTTAGCCTCTGTCTCGGACAAGAAAGGCGATTGGTTTGTTACTTCACCAACTGGGCACCGGATCGGGCGGGAGAGTATTCCCTTCAAGTCCGCGACATACCGGTCGATCTGTGTACGCATGTGACCTACAATTTCGTGGCCGTCGATTCGCGGAGCTTTGAGATCAAACCCACGAACCCTAACTTTGACATAACACAGAAAGGATTTAAAAAGTTTAGTGAGCTCAAGGAATCGAACCCCGACCTCAAACTGTCAGTGGCCGTCGGTGGTTGGGCACACGGAGGCCATGCTTTCCACAACATGGTTTCATCTTTGGATGGGAGAGAAACCTTTATCGCCAGCGCCATACAATTCCTTAAGCGGTACAACTTCGATGGCATTGAGATTGTTTGGCTGTGGCCAGGAAACCCCGAACGTGGGGGCACTGCAAGTGATAAGGATAATTTCTATTTGCTTGTTGATGAGATGAAGCGTACCTTCCAGAGCACCGGTAATGGTTCTTGGGAAGTGGCCACACAGGTTACTCTGGATCCATCTCTAATCGCACTGGGTTACCATCAACGTCGCCTTTGTCA GGCAGCAGATTTTGTGCACGTTGTTGGCTATGATCTGCGCGGTTCGTGGAGTGGTTTCACGGATGTCCACAGTGCACTGGACAATCGGCCACACGACAAAGACAAATTGAAGGATTTCACCGTGAAAGGAGGCGTACGCCATTGGCTGAACAACGGTTGCCCGGCTGCCAAGATCGTCCTGGGAGTGCCGCTGTTTGGTCGAACGTACACTCTGACGGATCGTGGTGCGCATGGTCTGGTAGCTCGATCAAGCGGCCCCGGCCATCCGGGTCCTTACACGCGTGACGCCGGATACAGGGGTTACTTTGAAATATGCCAGGAACAGAAACAATCGAACTGGACTGTCGAGTGGGATCCGGTGGGTATGTGCCCATATGCGTACCATGGCGATCAGTGGGTTGGATACGAGAACAACCGATCACTGGAAGAAAAAGTTGGTTTCGCGGTGACCGAACGACTGGCAGGAATCTACGCCTTTTCGCTGGACTTGGATGATTACCGAGGAAATTGTGGAGACACATATCCACTGATGAAGAAGCTGTTCCAAGCGTATAAACCGGTGAGAGCTCCGCTAGCTTCAGTCGAAGATGTTGGGTATCCCATTGTGCGTGCTCGTCGTGAAGCGAAGTGA